A section of the Gloeobacter violaceus PCC 7421 genome encodes:
- a CDS encoding EutN/CcmL family microcompartment protein: MQIGRVRGTVVSSQKEPSMVGVKFLLLQLIDEAGQPLPQYEVAADGVGAGLDEWVLFSRGSAARQVAGSEKRPVDAVVIGIIDTVSVDNRPLYSKKDQYR, from the coding sequence ATGCAGATTGGCAGAGTCCGCGGCACAGTGGTCAGCTCGCAAAAAGAGCCCAGCATGGTCGGGGTGAAATTTTTGCTGCTGCAGCTTATCGATGAGGCCGGCCAGCCGCTTCCCCAATACGAAGTGGCGGCCGACGGCGTCGGGGCCGGGCTCGACGAATGGGTACTGTTCAGCCGCGGCAGTGCGGCCAGGCAGGTGGCGGGCAGTGAAAAGCGTCCAGTCGACGCGGTGGTGATCGGCATCATCGACACGGTCAGCGTCGACAACCGCCCGCTCTACAGCAAAAAGGACCAGTACCGCTAG
- a CDS encoding carbon dioxide-concentrating mechanism protein CcmK, with amino-acid sequence MPIAVGMIETKGFPAIVEAADAMVKAARVTLVGYEKIGSGRVTVIVRGDVSEVQASVSAGVESAKRVNGGEILSTHIIARPHENLEYVLPIRYTEAVEQFRT; translated from the coding sequence ATGCCTATTGCTGTTGGAATGATCGAAACCAAGGGCTTTCCGGCCATCGTCGAAGCGGCGGACGCGATGGTCAAGGCGGCCCGGGTCACCCTGGTCGGTTATGAAAAGATTGGCAGCGGCCGGGTCACGGTGATCGTGCGCGGCGATGTTTCCGAGGTCCAGGCTTCGGTTTCGGCGGGCGTCGAATCGGCCAAGCGGGTGAATGGCGGCGAGATACTTTCGACGCATATTATTGCTCGTCCCCACGAGAACCTCGAGTACGTGCTGCCGATTCGCTACACCGAAGCGGTCGAGCAGTTCCGAACTTGA
- a CDS encoding carbon dioxide-concentrating mechanism protein CcmK, with product MAVAVGMIETLGFPAVVEAADAMVKAARVTLVGYEKISSGRVTVIVRGDVSEVQASVAAGIESIKRVYGGQLLSHHIIARPHENLEYVLPIRYTEAVEQFREGVNSIRPYGRP from the coding sequence ATGGCAGTTGCAGTTGGCATGATTGAAACCCTGGGTTTTCCGGCCGTGGTCGAGGCGGCGGATGCGATGGTCAAGGCGGCCCGGGTGACCCTGGTCGGTTATGAGAAGATCAGCAGCGGCCGGGTCACGGTGATCGTGCGCGGCGATGTTTCCGAGGTGCAAGCTTCGGTGGCGGCGGGGATCGAATCGATCAAGCGCGTCTACGGCGGTCAGTTGCTCTCGCACCACATCATCGCCCGTCCCCACGAGAACCTCGAGTACGTGCTGCCCATCCGCTACACCGAGGCGGTCGAGCAGTTCCGCGAGGGCGTCAACTCTATCCGTCCTTACGGCAGACCCTGA